One Pectinophora gossypiella chromosome 25, ilPecGoss1.1, whole genome shotgun sequence DNA window includes the following coding sequences:
- the LOC126378205 gene encoding mitochondrial import receptor subunit TOM20 homolog — protein sequence MEITRTTLGIAVGIAGTLFLGYCVYFDQQRRKDPLFKKKLRERRQNAQKSANRSRTYGGPLPDMSDHEALQRFFLQQIQLGEELLAAGDLEAGVEHLGQAVAVCGQTQQLLGVLQQTMPAPIFHMLLKKLPEVTERLRANMKASGNQALQEEDVE from the exons ATGGAGATTACTCGTACTACACTAGGAATTGCAGTTGGTATAGCTGGGACTTTGTTCTTAGGATACTGCGTGTACTTTGACCAACAACGTCGCAAGGATCCTCTTTTCAAAAAGAAGTTGAGAGAAC GCAGACAGAATGCACAGAAGAGTGCAAATCGTTCACGTACATATGGCGGTCCTTTGCCTGACATGAGTGACCATGAAGCCTTGCAGAGGTTCTTCCTACAGCAG ATCCAGCTGGGTGAGGAGTTGCTGGCAGCCGGCGACCTGGAGGCGGGCGTTGAGCACCTTGGGCAGGCCGTCGCCGTCTGCGGACAGACACAGCAGCTGCTCGGG GTCCTCCAACAAACGATGCCGGCGCCAATCTTCCACATGCTGCTGAAGAAGCTTCCAGAAGTGACAGAGCGGCTCCGAGCCAACATGAAGGCGAGCGGAAACCAGGCCCTGCAGGAGGAGGACGTGGAATAG
- the LOC126378119 gene encoding vacuolar protein sorting-associated protein 26B-like — MSFFGFGQTADIEIVFEDADKRKVAEVKTDDGKKEKLLLYYDGETVSGRVNVTLRKPGSKLEHQGIKVELVGQIELFYDRGNHHEFISLVKELARPGDLLQHQSYPFEFPNVEKPYEVYTGANVRLRYFLRATIVRRLTDIVKEVDIAVHTLCSYPDVLNSIKMEVGIEDCLHIEFEYNKSKYHLKDVIVGKIYFLLVRIKIKHMEISIIKRETTGSGPNTFTENETVAKYEIMDGAPVRGESIPIRVFLAGYDLTPTMRDISNKFSVRYYLNLVLMDTEDRRYFKQQEVTLWRKSDKSRLPLHNPHVPQTLSHPSSQLRQHSASSEDNAARVVTPSMPENAMQRSISPSMADGDKQNGPTQMEQEKPEVITKKLANTHIENDHGEVSPILEQPIEKPPVAEKPQVTEKPQVTEKLEVVEKPQLEKPQLAEKPLLAEKPQIAEKPLLSRPESVEAEPSQ; from the coding sequence ATGAGTTTTTTCGGATTTGGTCAGACTGCGGATATCGAAATCGTTTTCGAAGATGCTGACAAGCGGAAGGTTGCCGAAGTGAAAACGGACGACGGGAAAAAGGAGAAGCTCCTGCTGTATTATGACGGGGAAACTGTCTCCGGCCGAGTGAACGTCACTCTGCGAAAGCCGGGCTCCAAATTGGAACACCAAGGCATCAAGGTCGAGCTCGTAGGTCAGATTGAATTATTTTACGACAGAGGTAATCATCATGAATTTATATCGTTGGTCAAGGAGCTCGCTAGGCCCGGCGACTTGCTGCAGCACCAGTCGTACCCTTTTGAGTTCCCTAATGTTGAAAAACCGTATGAAGTGTACACAGGAGCGAACGTGAGATTGAGGTATTTCCTTCGTGCGACAATTGTTCGCCGCCTCACTGATATTGTCAAGGAGGTAGACATCGCTGTACACACGCTCTGCAGCTACCCGGACGTCCTCAACTCCATAAAGATGGAAGTAGGCATAGAAGACTGCCTCCACATAGAGTTTGAATATAACAAATCGAAATACCACCTGAAAGATGTAATAGTGGGTAAGATTTACTTCCTCTTGGTACGCATCAAGATCAAACATATGGAAATATCCATCATAAAGAGAGAAACAACTGGTTCTGGACCAAACACATTTACTGAGAATGAAACTGTtgcaaaatatgaaataatgGATGGAGCACCAGTGAGAGGTGAGAGTATTCCAATAAGAGTGTTCCTGGCTGGGTATGACCTCACACCAACCATGAGAGACATAAGCAATAAATTCTCTGTAAGATATTATCTGAATCTAGTGTTGATGGATACAGAGGACAGACGCTATTTCAAGCAACAGGAAGTCACACTGTGGAGGAAAAGTGACAAGTCAAGACTACCATTACATAATCCTCACGTACCGCAGACATTGTCACACCCATCTAGCCAACTGAGACAGCACAGTGCATCAAGTGAGGATAATGCTGCGAGAGTGGTCACACCATCTATGCCTGAAAATGCCATGCAGAGATCTATTTCCCCATCAATGGCTGATGGTGACAAACAAAATGGACCAACACAAATGGAGCAAGAAAAACCTGAAGTGATAACAAAAAAATTAGCTAACACCCACATTGAGAATGACCATGGAGAGGTCTCTCCAATATTAGAACAACCCATTGAAAAGCCTCCAGTAGCTGAGAAACCACAGGTGACTGAAAAACCACAAGTGACTGAAAAACTGGAGGTAGTGGAAAAACCTCAGTTAGAGAAACCACAGTTGGCGGAGAAACCGTTACTGGCTGAGAAACCCCAGATAGCTGAAAAGCCCCTACTCAGCCGACCAGAGAGTGTTGAAGCTGAACCGAGTCAATAG
- the LOC126378129 gene encoding porphobilinogen deaminase — protein sequence MESEGKDVIRVGSRKSELALIQTNFVIDTLKKVNPEKEFKIVTMTTLGDRILDVSLPKIGEKSLFTKDLEDALRSNSVDFVVHSLKDLPTCLPEGLAIGAVFEREDPRDALVLREDLKHHSLATLPAGSVIGTSSLRRTAQLRGSHPHLSIQDVRGNLNTRLRKLDAGEPYAALILASAGLHRMGWAARISKVLPCSELMYAVGQGALAVECRADNQSILDMLAPFNHPETYCRVLTERTFLKTLGGGCSAPVGVSTSLKPVDEQYQLTISGAVWSLDGTTKVDHKLTQTFPQIIKTQKHKLSPTEENGSKKIKIDSGSANPSSKEADNPIGKLNEKITEKSGILSCEDVEGNSEGKDLFSGLTENTNIPIDVIKKCDDLGRDIANALIDKGALEVMKVTQDMIRSSVAAKSS from the exons TAACAATGACAACATTAGGAGACCGTATTCTGGACGTTTCCCTCCCTAAGATCGGAGAGAAATCTCTCTTCACCAAAGACTTGGAAGACGCCCTGAGGAGCAACAGTGTGGACTTCGTCGTACATTCCTTGAAAGACCTGCCCACGTGTCTGCCTGAGGGGCTGGCTATCGGAGCTGTGTTTGAAAG AGAAGACCCGAGAGATGCGCTGGTTCTTCGGGAAGACTTGAAACACCACTCGCTGGCGACCCTGCCGGCTGGGTCtgtaatag GAACGTCTTCCCTCCGGCGCACGGCGCAACTCCGCGGCTCCCACCCACACCTCTCCATACAGGACGTGCGCGGCAACCTCAACACGAGGCTGCGCAAGCTGGACGCCGGCGAGCCCTACGCCGCCCTCATCCTCGCCAGCGCGGGGCTCCACCGCATGGGCTGGGCCGCACGCATCTCTAAG GTCCTCCCGTGTTCAGAGCTGATGTACGCAGTGGGCCAGGGCGCGCTAGCAGTGGAGTGTCGAGCTGACAACCAGAGCATACTGGACATGTTGGCTCCCTTCAACCATCCTGAGACATACTGCCGTGTGTTAACTGAGCGGACCTTCCTGAAGACGCTAG GCGGCGGTTGCAGCGCACCAGTCGGAGTATCGACAAGCCTGAAGCCTGTAGACGAACAGTATCAATTGACGATCTCCGGAGCAGTATGGAGTCTAGATGGCACTACCAAGGTCGACCACAAACTCACCCAAACATTcccacaaataattaaaacacagaaACACAAACTCAGCCCCACAGAAGAAAACGgcagcaaaaaaataaaaatcgattCTGGCAGTGCCAACCCTAGTTCTAAGGAAGCTGACAACCCTATTGGGAAACTGAATGAGAAAATTACAGAAAAGTCCGGTATTTTGTCCTGTGAAGATGTCGAAGGTAATAGCGAAGGCAAAGATTTATTCTCCGGTCTGactgaaaatacaaatatacctaTAGATGTAATAAAGAAGTGTGATGATCTGGGAAGGGATATAGCGAATGCGCTAATAGATAAAGGTGCTCTTGAAGTCATGAAAGTCACGCAAGATATGATCAGAAGTTCTGTTGCGGCGAAATCATCATGA